The following nucleotide sequence is from Nomascus leucogenys isolate Asia chromosome 13, Asia_NLE_v1, whole genome shotgun sequence.
TAAAAATTTCCTCAGGTGGTTGTGCTACCAGAGCTGAGAAGGGCAGCCCTGGGCATAGACTGACCCCATCTCTTCCTCAGCCATTGATCTGTGTGCTGAAGGGACCCATGGATGTGAGCACCACTGCATCAATTCCCCAGGCTCCTATTTCTGTCGCTGCCAAGTTGGCTTTGTACTCCAGCAGGACCAGAGGAGCTGCAGGGGTGAGCAACACCCCCGCCCTCCCACCACACCCTGGACTGTGGCCTCCGAGGGCTCCAATCAGAGGCAACATCTTGCTGTTTCTTCCCTCCTGCCAGCCATTGACTACTGCAGCTTTGGGAACCATAGCTGTCAGCATGAGTGTGTTAGCACCCCTGGTGGGCCACGGTGCCACTGCAGAGAGGGCCATGATTTGCAGCCTGATGGGAGGAGCTGTCAGGGTGAGGAGGGCTCTCCTACATTTGTGGGAGGGGTAAAGGATCTTAGCTGGTGGGGTCCATTCTGACTCATCCTGACCTGTCTCTCCTTTCAGTCCGGGACCTTTGCAATGGCGTGGACCATGGCTGTGAGTTCCAGTGTGTGAGCGAGGGCCTCTCCTACCGCTGCCTGTGCCCCGAGGGGCGGCAAATTCAGGCAGATGGCAAGGGCTGCAACCGTGAGTGATGGGCGGGAGGGTGTTCTCTTGGCTTCTGCCCCATTGCCCACATTCGGAGTGTCCTTGACTTTGCCATTGCTGTGGCCCCTAGGCtgtggtgtgaatgtgtgtgtgtgttgtgggggtgaCATTGGAGGGTATGCCATTCCCTGCCTCCATCTCTTTCCTACAGTCCTCTACTCTGCTGccaatgttaatttaaaaaatacatatttgatcACATTCCTCCTTTGTGCACAAGCCTTCTGTGGCTCACCAATGCCTACAGAAGAAAGATCAAATGACTTACCCCTAAGTATTTCAAATGGTGAGCAGAACCACATTAATGAATAATGAAATCAAATTACTGGGTTACaaccaacattaaaaaaaataaagagtggaAGACAATATAGAGTTTACTGCCTGTAGAAAGAGTtatattatttctgaaattttagttCTATGTGAAATGTCTCATGatgtattgtcattattattatttttactgtgaGCCGTGATAAAAATTTTGAAACCACTGCCTTAGGTCATCACAATCTAGCTTCAGCCAACTCCATCTGCCCATCTCCTGCCACACTTGAACATTTCAGTCTTACTGGCCTGCCCCTCCCTGGATGTGTCAGGAACTCCCCAGATCCCAAGCCTCTGCACGTGCTGCATCCCATCTTCTAGACTGTCCCTTACTGCCTTGGCAAACTCCTACTGATGTTTCAAgactgtcttagttcattcaggctgctatatCAAAGTACCGTAGACTAGGTGGCCTAAACAACATTTacttttcacaattctggaggctgaggagtccaAGACCAAGATGCCAGCAGATATGGTGTCTAATGAAGGCCTGTTTTCTGATTCTTAGATGGCACACCTTTCAAAGCCTCCCcatgccaacacacacacacacacacacacacacacacacacacacaccaatcttcttgctgtgtcctcatatggcgaAGACAGGAAGCAAGCCctcttcagactttttttttttttttgagactgagtctccctctgtttcttgggctggagtgcagtggcacgatgtcggctcactgcaacctccacctctggggcttaactgattctcctgtttcagcctctggagtagctgagactacaggtgtgccccaccatgcttggctaatttttgtatttttagtggagatggggttttgccatctcagccaggctggtcttgaactcctaacctcaagtgatctgcctgcctcagcctcccaaagtgctgggagccaccatgcctgacctcttCAGACTCTTATAAGGACAGTAATTTTACTCATAAGCACTGTACCCTCATGTcctcatctaatcctaattacctccaaAGATCTCACCTCCCAAGACTATCACATTAAGGTGTAGGGTTTCAATAAATGAATTTTGGGAAACACACTCATTCTGTTCATAACAAAGATCAGATAGAATGCCATCACCTCCATGCAGCCTTCCTTAACAACTCCAGGAAGAATACACTACTCCTACCTTGGGATCCCTGCACGCTCTTCTCTTCTAGCACTTTCCTTGACCAGAGCATATGGCATGTCTGACTTGCTCTGCTCTGTCCTCATGGATCAGGATtatgttttaattctttcaaaaCCTTTCAAAACCTCCCCAGGccaacacacaccacattttgGTCCTAGCAAATTCCCTGGCTCAGGATAGGGGAGGTGACATTgtagagtcattcaggagcatgggTTTTGGAGTCAGATGGACCTGGCTTCGTGTCTTGGCTCAGTCAGTACTAGCTATGAAATCTGGGGCAATCACTTTATCCATCAGAACCTCAGGTCATAGAAAATGGGGACAATAGTCAAACTTATTGGGAGTATGAGAATATATATAAGCACTTCacccagtacctggcacatggtaagctgTCGGTAAataatgtttttgttattattattgttaatactGGTACAGTGCTTAGAAGTGTGCCTGATACATAGTAGATgatcaataaatggtagttattgTGGTCATTATTATGATTGTTGTTAAAAAAGATGCTTTTAGCAGAGTGGTTTGTTTTAAGCACTGAATAAATGTCAGGGGcggtgatgatgacgatgatggtgatgatggtgatgatgatggtgataattattattatttagcacACTGCCTGGCCCAGGAAGGACTCAGGAAATGTTGTCtgttatataataaatgtttgcgAATGAATGACTAGATGGATAGACAGCTGCTGCCAGTGCAGAATCTGGTCCCTCAATTCAAGCTTTTCTGGCTGTGCAGGGTGCCGGGAAGGCCACGTGGACCTTGTTCTGCTGGTTGACGGCTCCAAGAGCGTGCGTCCACAAAACTTCGAGCTGGTGAAGCGCTTCGTGAACCAGATTGTGGACTTCCTAGATGTGTCCCCCGAGGGCACGCGCGTGGGGCTGGTGCAGTTCTCCAGCCGCGTGCGCACCGAGTTCCCTCTGGGTCGCTACGGCACCGCAGCCGAGGTGAAGCAGGCGGTCCTGGCCGTGGAGTACATGGAACGCGGCACCATGACAGGGCTGGCGTTGCGGCACATGGTGGAGCACAGCTTCTCCGAGGCACAGGGTGCACGGCCCCGTGCCCTCAACGTGCCTCGAGTTGGCCTGGTCTTCACGGATGGCCGCTCCCAGGATGACATCTCGGTGTGGGCAGCGCGCGCCAAGGAGGAAGGTGGGCTTGGCATGGGACACAGTGGGCTGGGGTTGGGTCAGACGCTGGGAGGCAGCTTTCCCGAGTCCTGGGGCACCCTCTGAGATCCCAGCCTTGTAGGCATAGTCATGTACGCTGTGGGCGTGGGCAAGGCGGTGGAGGCGGAGCTGCGCGAGATCGCCTCGGAGCCAGCGGAACTGCACGTGTCCTACGCCCCGGACTTCGGCACTATGACGCACCTGCTGGAGAACCTCAGAGGCAGCATCTGTCCAGGTGAGCGCATCTCTCTCGGGGCTCCTCCTCTCTCTCATCGCCCGCCCTCTGATATCTCCCCTTCCTATTCACTTCCTACCCCCTTTGTAGTTATAGCCAGAGGTTGGGCTCACTAGACAGAGCTTTGCTACTCCAAATGTGGTCCGCAGGCCAGCGGCAGGGCGGTCACCCGCTAGCTTCTTAGAACTGAAGCATTTCTGGTGCTCTCCAGACCGAATGAATCAGAATTTGCACTTCGACAAGATTCTCAGGTGATTTGCAAGCATATTAAAGTCTAAGAAATCCTAGACTAGGCTACCTGTCCCCCAAATCAGTGGAGGTTCAGaataatttgggaaatttttttgaAGGCACACCAGACAGCATTTGTAAGTGGAGTCACAGCACATATCCCCTGAACTTGTTAGAATTCAACCTTATGAACTTGGCAAAGTGGCAGGACTGAATATATTTCAAGTATGCAAagacttttttcctcttttttaatggGGACAGCATACCTCATAAGTGCAATCCCTCTACTTCATCATCTGGTGCTCAGTTCCTCCTGTGGAGGAGAAGGGGGATCTTGAATTGTGTGTAGTGTACTGTGCTCTAGGTGATATAGGTAATGTCTCCAGGGTAACTTTTACCCTAGAGACTTTAGACACTAGCCCAGGCTTAAGATGTGACTCTTCTTCCAGTTTATCAGACTCCAGCTCCAGAAACAGACTAAGTAGGGCTGGTCTGGGTCTGGagaatctgtcttttttttttttttttttaaatatatgtagcagggctgggtgcagtggctcacacctgtaatcccagcactctgggaggccgaggcaggtggatcacttgagatcaggagttcgagaccatccttggcaacatggtgaaacactgtctttaccaaaaaatacaaaaattagccgggcaaggtggtgggcactgaggcaggagaattgctcgaacctgggaggtggagattgcagtgagccgagattgcaccactgcactccagcctggtgacagagtgagaccctgtctcaaaaaaagtatatataatatactatatatactatattatataatatatgtgtgtttgtgtgtgcacgcacacgcacttgcatgtatatacatatacaaatatacacatacactccTTCCGCcaactctccttccctccctagTCCCAGCTAATTCTAATTATTGTGGCTCTTTCAGATTAGGGGCTCTTTCAGAGCTCTTCCTGTGTGACTCTTATGGGCCCTGCAGTGTGACTTTGGACGAGTCACTTACCCCCACACCTACCTTAGCTTTTCTCTTCTGTAACAGGAGAGGCACTGGCTGCCCAAGGTTACCTCTAGCTCTAGAGTTCTAAGAGAAGTCTGGGTTTTGTGGCTGAAGCTCTTTACCAA
It contains:
- the MATN4 gene encoding matrilin-4 isoform X1; the encoded protein is MRGLLCWPVLLLLLQPWETQLQLAGPRCHTGPLDLVFVIDSSRSVRPFEFETMRQFLMGLLRGLNVGPNATRVGVIQYSSQVQSVFPLRAFSRREDMERAIRDLVPLAQGTMTGLAIQYAMNVAFSVAEGARPPEERVPRVAVIVTDGRPQDRVAEVAAQARARGIEIYAVGVQRADVGSLRAMASPPLDEHVFLVESFDLIQEFGLQFQSRLCAIDLCAEGTHGCEHHCINSPGSYFCRCQVGFVLQQDQRSCRAIDYCSFGNHSCQHECVSTPGGPRCHCREGHDLQPDGRSCQVRDLCNGVDHGCEFQCVSEGLSYRCLCPEGRQIQADGKGCNRCREGHVDLVLLVDGSKSVRPQNFELVKRFVNQIVDFLDVSPEGTRVGLVQFSSRVRTEFPLGRYGTAAEVKQAVLAVEYMERGTMTGLALRHMVEHSFSEAQGARPRALNVPRVGLVFTDGRSQDDISVWAARAKEEGIVMYAVGVGKAVEAELREIASEPAELHVSYAPDFGTMTHLLENLRGSICPEEGISAGTELRSPCECESLVEFQGRTLGALESLTLNLAQLTARLEDLENQLANQK
- the MATN4 gene encoding matrilin-4 isoform X3; the encoded protein is MRQFLMGLLRGLNVGPNATRVGVIQYSSQVQSVFPLRAFSRREDMERAIRDLVPLAQGTMTGLAIQYAMNVAFSVAEGARPPEERVPRVAVIVTDGRPQDRVAEVAAQARARGIEIYAVGVQRADVGSLRAMASPPLDEHVFLVESFDLIQEFGLQFQSRLCAIDLCAEGTHGCEHHCINSPGSYFCRCQVGFVLQQDQRSCRAIDYCSFGNHSCQHECVSTPGGPRCHCREGHDLQPDGRSCQVRDLCNGVDHGCEFQCVSEGLSYRCLCPEGRQIQADGKGCNRCREGHVDLVLLVDGSKSVRPQNFELVKRFVNQIVDFLDVSPEGTRVGLVQFSSRVRTEFPLGRYGTAAEVKQAVLAVEYMERGTMTGLALRHMVEHSFSEAQGARPRALNVPRVGLVFTDGRSQDDISVWAARAKEEGIVMYAVGVGKAVEAELREIASEPAELHVSYAPDFGTMTHLLENLRGSICPEEGISAGTELRSPCECESLVEFQGRTLGALESLTLNLAQLTARLEDLENQLANQK
- the MATN4 gene encoding matrilin-4 isoform X2, translating into MRGLLCWPVLLLLLQPWETQLQLAGPRCHTGPLDLVFVIDSSRSVRPFEFETMRQFLMGLLRGLNVGPNATRVGVIQYSSQVQSVFPLRAFSRREDMERAIRDLVPLAQGTMTGLAIQYAMNVAFSVAEGARPPEERVPRVAVIVTDGRPQDRVAEVAAQARARGIEIYAVGVQRADVGSLRAMASPPLDEHVFLVESFDLIQEFGLQFQSRLCAIDYCSFGNHSCQHECVSTPGGPRCHCREGHDLQPDGRSCQVRDLCNGVDHGCEFQCVSEGLSYRCLCPEGRQIQADGKGCNRCREGHVDLVLLVDGSKSVRPQNFELVKRFVNQIVDFLDVSPEGTRVGLVQFSSRVRTEFPLGRYGTAAEVKQAVLAVEYMERGTMTGLALRHMVEHSFSEAQGARPRALNVPRVGLVFTDGRSQDDISVWAARAKEEGIVMYAVGVGKAVEAELREIASEPAELHVSYAPDFGTMTHLLENLRGSICPEEGISAGTELRSPCECESLVEFQGRTLGALESLTLNLAQLTARLEDLENQLANQK